From one Methylomonas paludis genomic stretch:
- a CDS encoding IS4 family transposase, protein MRNGNFFRLAQTLQFVLTTKSNELAKEGFIKRQRKITGSNFVKTLIFGWMQYFTPSVEGLARAGYTHGLKISAQGLDKRFTQEACELMKRVLETALAQVVTASVQVDAGILKPFPAIYLADCSTVALPTELETIWPGVGGSENASKAAIKVDTNLEIKTGQIHFNLLPGRHSDSRSPVAESVYEKGSLRIQDLGYFNLGRMKQQAERGEYWISRLQPGTQVFSMAGDPINLSSHCLNLLKQGLMRNEIAVKVGVKEQLTVRMLFWKLPAEEAGRRRAKMLNNGRKHSRMPSEANLAGCDWNILITNVEPEKLNHEDCFVMYGVRWQIELIFKLWKSHSGLGHSRSEKPERILCEIYAKLLAIIFQHWIVLTGLWQKPDRSLVKGNQMIKEQSSGLAKCMNDLETLANFLKELADRFDHGCSMNKRKKTLNTCQRIELRCAYA, encoded by the coding sequence ATTCGAAATGGAAATTTTTTTAGGCTGGCGCAAACCCTGCAGTTTGTTCTGACCACTAAGTCTAACGAACTCGCCAAAGAGGGATTCATCAAACGCCAGCGTAAAATCACGGGGTCTAATTTTGTGAAAACGTTGATCTTTGGTTGGATGCAGTACTTCACACCGTCAGTCGAAGGCTTGGCTAGAGCCGGCTATACTCATGGATTAAAGATCAGCGCTCAGGGGTTGGACAAGCGCTTCACCCAAGAGGCTTGCGAATTGATGAAACGTGTTTTGGAAACAGCTCTTGCCCAAGTTGTGACTGCGAGTGTGCAAGTGGACGCTGGTATTTTAAAACCCTTTCCGGCCATTTATCTTGCGGATTGCAGCACCGTTGCTTTACCCACTGAATTGGAGACGATTTGGCCCGGGGTCGGCGGTTCCGAGAATGCGAGCAAAGCTGCCATTAAGGTTGATACGAACTTGGAAATAAAAACCGGGCAAATCCATTTTAACTTGTTGCCGGGCCGCCATTCGGACAGCCGTAGCCCTGTCGCCGAGTCTGTTTACGAAAAAGGGAGTCTACGCATACAAGATTTGGGCTATTTCAATCTAGGACGCATGAAACAACAGGCTGAACGAGGTGAATATTGGATTTCTCGCCTGCAACCCGGTACGCAAGTTTTTTCAATGGCCGGTGACCCGATAAACTTGAGTAGTCACTGTCTAAACTTACTCAAACAAGGACTGATGCGAAATGAAATCGCGGTCAAAGTGGGCGTCAAGGAACAATTGACTGTACGAATGCTATTCTGGAAATTACCGGCGGAAGAGGCGGGTCGGCGACGGGCAAAAATGCTGAATAACGGCAGAAAGCACAGCAGAATGCCTAGCGAAGCGAACCTTGCCGGGTGTGATTGGAATATACTGATCACCAATGTCGAACCTGAAAAACTTAACCATGAAGACTGTTTTGTCATGTACGGTGTTCGTTGGCAAATTGAGCTGATTTTTAAATTGTGGAAATCCCATAGCGGCCTAGGACATTCGCGCAGTGAAAAACCGGAGCGTATACTCTGTGAAATCTATGCCAAATTACTAGCGATCATCTTTCAGCACTGGATTGTGTTGACCGGACTCTGGCAAAAGCCTGATCGTAGTCTAGTCAAAGGCAATCAAATGATTAAGGAGCAATCATCGGGTTTAGCCAAATGCATGAATGATCTGGAAACATTGGCTAACTTTCTAAAAGAACTGGCGGACAGGTTCGATCATGGCTGTTCAATGAATAAGCGAAAGAAAACGCTAAACACCTGTCAACGGATAGAACTTAGGTGCGCTTATGCATAA
- a CDS encoding DUF1624 domain-containing protein: protein MNKDTKLHMQASGSRISSIDSLRGLVMVLMTLDHTRDFFSNAHFSPTDLDQTSVALFMTRWITHFCAPVFVFLAGAGSYLWWLQRGTEAAISTFLVKRGLIILALTATVEALAWNFHHDFRQIDGGVLWAIAWSMLVLAGLVKLPLSWIIAFGSVMIIGHNSLDSLSASELGWFGPWWSVLHTGAKIRLADGWLLHPYYPLIPWLGVMAIGFGFGKWLSIPYWRSPARLFSLGITLMGTFIILRYSNQYGDPKPWQAYPTPEFTLLSFLNCHKYPPSLLYILMTLGPALVVLALFEALPRLGPAFLGLFGRTPLFFYLLHLYLIHLLALTVAWADDGPVSALMTGGIWVAELPQDYGYSLPIVYLLWLSVLALLYPLCRSFEQLKISKPEWSWLNYL from the coding sequence ATGAATAAAGATACTAAATTACATATGCAGGCTTCCGGTTCGCGGATATCCTCAATAGATAGTTTGCGCGGCTTGGTTATGGTGTTAATGACACTGGATCATACCCGTGATTTTTTCAGTAACGCCCACTTCAGCCCCACCGATCTGGATCAGACCTCGGTTGCCCTGTTTATGACGCGCTGGATCACCCATTTTTGTGCGCCGGTATTCGTATTTTTAGCTGGTGCCGGCAGCTATCTGTGGTGGTTACAGCGCGGTACTGAGGCCGCTATCAGCACCTTCCTAGTCAAACGCGGTTTAATTATATTGGCGTTGACCGCCACAGTCGAAGCGCTGGCCTGGAATTTTCACCATGATTTTCGCCAGATAGACGGTGGCGTACTTTGGGCAATCGCCTGGTCCATGCTAGTGCTGGCCGGCCTGGTCAAATTGCCGCTCAGCTGGATAATTGCTTTCGGCAGCGTGATGATTATTGGACATAACAGCTTAGACTCACTGTCAGCTAGTGAACTGGGCTGGTTTGGCCCGTGGTGGTCGGTATTGCATACCGGCGCTAAAATCAGACTGGCCGATGGCTGGCTGCTGCACCCCTACTACCCGCTGATTCCCTGGCTGGGCGTCATGGCAATCGGTTTTGGGTTTGGCAAGTGGCTGAGCATACCGTACTGGCGCAGCCCGGCACGGCTTTTTAGCCTGGGAATAACGCTGATGGGCACGTTTATCATACTGCGTTACAGCAATCAGTACGGTGACCCAAAACCCTGGCAAGCATACCCCACACCAGAATTTACCCTGCTATCATTCCTAAATTGTCATAAATACCCGCCATCATTACTGTATATATTAATGACCCTGGGACCGGCGCTTGTGGTTCTGGCCCTATTTGAAGCGCTACCCAGGCTAGGGCCGGCGTTTTTGGGCTTATTCGGCAGAACACCGCTGTTTTTCTATTTACTGCATTTATATCTGATTCATCTATTGGCACTTACCGTAGCCTGGGCCGATGATGGACCAGTTTCGGCCTTAATGACCGGCGGGATTTGGGTAGCGGAATTGCCGCAGGACTATGGCTATAGCCTACCGATTGTTTATCTACTCTGGCTAAGCGTATTAGCGCTACTCTACCCACTGTGCCGAAGTTTTGAACAGTTGAAAATCAGCAAGCCGGAATGGAGCTGGCTTAACTATCTATAA
- a CDS encoding carbon-nitrogen hydrolase → MKNNLIACAVQQGCNSGRETNLAYSLQQIEQAAGRNADLVVLPELHLDHYFCQNEDTDWFDLAQPIPAGPACVSLSAAAKAHQVVVVSTIFEKRAPGLYHNTAVVFDKDGSIAGTFRKMHIPDDPGFYEKFYFTPGDLGFKPINTSIGKLGVLICWDQWYPEAARLMALAGAELLIYPTAIGWNPDDDAGEKQRQLDAWITIQRSHAVANGIPLISCNRIGFEAAPDQGSGIDFWGNSFIAGPQGEIIASADHVQDTLLFAELSAERSEQVRRIWPFLRDRRIDEYAGLVKRYLD, encoded by the coding sequence ATGAAAAATAATCTGATAGCCTGCGCGGTGCAGCAAGGCTGTAATAGCGGACGCGAGACCAATTTGGCCTATTCTTTACAACAGATTGAGCAGGCTGCCGGCCGCAATGCCGATCTGGTGGTGTTGCCGGAATTGCATCTTGATCATTATTTTTGCCAGAACGAGGATACCGACTGGTTTGATCTGGCCCAGCCGATACCGGCTGGCCCTGCCTGTGTCAGCCTGAGTGCTGCTGCCAAGGCTCATCAGGTGGTGGTGGTGTCGACGATTTTTGAAAAACGCGCACCGGGGCTGTATCACAATACCGCGGTGGTGTTTGACAAAGACGGCAGCATCGCCGGCACGTTCCGGAAAATGCATATTCCTGATGATCCTGGTTTTTATGAGAAGTTTTATTTTACGCCGGGGGATTTGGGCTTTAAGCCGATTAATACCTCGATAGGGAAGTTGGGGGTGCTGATCTGTTGGGATCAATGGTATCCGGAAGCGGCACGGCTGATGGCGCTGGCCGGGGCGGAATTGTTGATTTATCCCACTGCTATCGGTTGGAATCCTGATGACGATGCCGGTGAAAAGCAGCGTCAGCTGGATGCCTGGATTACTATTCAGCGCAGTCATGCGGTTGCCAATGGTATTCCGCTGATTTCTTGTAATCGTATCGGTTTTGAAGCGGCGCCGGATCAGGGCAGCGGTATTGATTTTTGGGGGAATAGTTTTATTGCCGGGCCGCAGGGCGAAATAATTGCCAGCGCTGATCATGTTCAGGATACTTTGCTGTTTGCTGAGCTGAGCGCTGAGCGTAGTGAGCAAGTGCGTCGTATTTGGCCGTTTTTACGTGACAGGCGGATTGATGAATATGCCGGTTTGGTGAAACGTTATTTGGATTAG
- a CDS encoding agmatine deiminase family protein → MIRFPAEWEPQSAVIIAWPHASGDFSNLSAVEDTYHFIATTITRFEPLLILCRDGEHQAHIQAQLSGVTNLHFIQTTYNDIWLRDTVFLSLEWQHPKVHTQLLNFRFNGWGNKYAHEADNALNLQLFAHPIFAGHPTATLDLVLEGGSIESDGQGTLLTTKNCLFNPNRNPHLSAAAIAGELKNYLGVQRILWVEQDNLAGDDTDAHIDTLARFVDAQTIAYSSCDNPEDPHYAGLKNMEAQLQSFTQQNGDPYQLVALPLPEPIADEDGRPLPANYANFLIINGAVMVPVYDDPKDAVALERLAGVFPGLEIIPTPCRPLVQQYGSLHCASMQIPALVKLNL, encoded by the coding sequence ATGATCCGTTTTCCAGCCGAATGGGAACCGCAATCTGCTGTTATTATTGCCTGGCCCCATGCCAGCGGCGACTTTAGTAATTTGTCTGCGGTGGAAGATACTTACCATTTTATTGCTACTACGATTACCCGCTTTGAGCCTTTGCTGATTTTATGCCGGGATGGCGAACATCAGGCGCATATTCAGGCCCAACTGTCTGGGGTGACTAATCTGCATTTTATTCAGACTACTTATAATGATATCTGGTTGCGCGATACGGTGTTTTTAAGTCTGGAATGGCAACATCCTAAGGTCCATACTCAATTGTTGAACTTTCGGTTTAACGGCTGGGGTAATAAATATGCCCATGAAGCTGATAATGCGCTGAATCTGCAGTTGTTCGCCCATCCGATTTTTGCCGGCCACCCTACTGCCACCTTGGATCTGGTGCTGGAAGGCGGCAGTATTGAATCTGATGGTCAGGGTACTTTGTTAACCACTAAGAACTGTTTGTTTAATCCTAACCGTAATCCGCATTTGTCGGCGGCGGCCATCGCCGGTGAGTTAAAGAATTATCTGGGCGTGCAGCGGATTTTATGGGTGGAACAGGATAATTTGGCCGGGGACGATACCGATGCCCATATTGATACTCTGGCGCGTTTTGTTGATGCTCAGACGATTGCTTACAGCAGTTGCGATAATCCGGAAGACCCGCATTATGCCGGTTTGAAAAACATGGAGGCCCAGTTACAAAGTTTTACCCAGCAAAATGGCGATCCTTACCAGCTGGTGGCGTTGCCTTTGCCGGAACCCATAGCGGACGAAGATGGCCGGCCTTTACCTGCCAATTACGCTAATTTTTTGATTATTAACGGCGCGGTGATGGTGCCGGTTTATGATGACCCTAAGGATGCGGTGGCGCTGGAGCGTCTGGCGGGGGTGTTCCCCGGTTTGGAAATTATTCCTACGCCTTGCCGGCCGCTGGTACAGCAATACGGCAGTCTGCATTGCGCCAGTATGCAAATTCCGGCGCTGGTTAAATTAAATCTGTAG
- a CDS encoding Ig domain-containing protein, whose translation MTKRSSLLLLLASMAAPAYAQVFGSLANFDVVNDTGKTAHGFEIDIEGIHSSDITSLFGAANRWPNMERYGNPTVTDTGTGVKIVYEATYNGSWSAGTPSGGLPVSPSDSCWPLGAKAYGPLYPCDHFGVSTSVSTPNVTYSWLVETSPGASTLTPVQATVPNPVWTVTPVPPVANIPQPPKVNVLIVAPQPNTYEFGEPRWVKVTATGTLKNVAVEDLVAENAIIKKANTQTQLEWQLLQVDSGAPGSGQIDLTGVALDPGATGVVYRFEFYKYTGQRDPATNEALVGPNGDTPGASGPSAGDLGQFIVAQNAGINFDGKIPAAPPIPVAPSLNASIAGAVVGTPYSQLITATPGNAGDSLSFTVTGLPAGLSFNTLSNTIVGTPTTVGTYALTITVTDKVNGTSTTGKTQLQVADAPIVFNLSFNPAAINWPFSQTFSSKGGYGAITYSIFGSLPAGLKLSGNTLSGKPTKLGTYPLTVTAKDSLGYSQVANANLVVGTTCAASNKIINNVTARAPVWIDIDGGVANGGESVIIPAANATTINSPLTAATAFKPGNLASFTGTLDQAHTFCVASKLTLAQGLTLPAITLANGQVNHSYPAVSVAPTGGIKPYTIAVANLPAGLIFSAGKISGTPTKAGTYSVGFSVTDSNGQKVYFTSSLLIKP comes from the coding sequence ATGACAAAACGTTCATCCTTACTTTTGCTGCTAGCCAGTATGGCAGCGCCGGCTTATGCCCAGGTGTTCGGCTCGTTGGCCAATTTTGATGTGGTCAATGATACCGGCAAAACCGCGCATGGTTTTGAAATTGATATCGAAGGTATCCATTCCAGCGACATCACTTCTTTGTTTGGCGCCGCCAATCGCTGGCCCAATATGGAGCGCTATGGCAATCCCACTGTGACCGATACCGGTACCGGGGTTAAAATTGTCTATGAAGCCACTTATAACGGCAGTTGGTCGGCAGGCACTCCGTCCGGCGGTTTGCCGGTCAGTCCATCAGACAGTTGCTGGCCGCTGGGTGCAAAGGCCTATGGCCCGCTTTACCCTTGCGACCATTTTGGGGTTAGTACTTCAGTATCGACGCCTAATGTCACTTATTCCTGGCTGGTGGAAACTTCGCCCGGCGCCAGCACTTTAACCCCGGTACAAGCGACTGTGCCCAATCCGGTGTGGACCGTAACCCCAGTGCCGCCGGTGGCCAATATACCGCAGCCACCTAAGGTTAATGTACTGATCGTGGCACCGCAGCCCAATACCTATGAATTTGGTGAGCCACGCTGGGTTAAAGTAACCGCTACCGGCACTTTGAAAAATGTCGCTGTTGAAGATTTAGTGGCCGAAAACGCTATTATCAAAAAAGCCAACACCCAGACTCAATTGGAATGGCAATTATTGCAGGTTGACTCCGGCGCTCCCGGTTCCGGTCAAATTGATTTGACCGGTGTAGCACTGGACCCAGGCGCCACGGGTGTGGTGTATCGTTTTGAATTTTATAAATACACCGGTCAGCGCGATCCGGCCACCAATGAAGCATTGGTTGGGCCGAACGGTGACACCCCCGGCGCCAGTGGCCCTAGTGCGGGTGATTTAGGCCAGTTTATTGTCGCCCAAAATGCGGGTATCAATTTTGACGGCAAAATACCTGCTGCACCGCCGATTCCTGTGGCACCCAGCCTGAATGCCAGTATTGCCGGTGCAGTGGTGGGTACACCTTATAGCCAGCTTATTACTGCCACGCCAGGCAATGCCGGCGACAGCCTGAGTTTTACGGTAACCGGTTTGCCGGCAGGTTTAAGTTTTAACACTTTGAGCAATACTATCGTTGGCACGCCAACCACGGTAGGGACTTATGCGTTGACTATTACTGTCACCGATAAAGTCAACGGCACCAGCACCACTGGAAAAACCCAGTTGCAAGTTGCCGATGCGCCTATCGTGTTTAATTTAAGTTTTAATCCGGCGGCGATTAACTGGCCATTTAGCCAGACTTTTAGCTCTAAAGGCGGCTATGGTGCCATTACTTACAGTATCTTCGGCAGCTTACCGGCCGGCCTGAAGTTGAGCGGCAATACCTTAAGCGGTAAGCCGACCAAACTGGGTACCTATCCGTTAACCGTAACTGCCAAAGACTCGCTGGGTTATTCGCAAGTAGCCAACGCTAATCTGGTGGTGGGTACCACGTGCGCCGCCAGCAATAAAATTATCAATAATGTTACGGCTCGCGCGCCGGTCTGGATTGATATCGACGGCGGTGTGGCAAATGGCGGGGAAAGTGTCATCATCCCTGCGGCTAATGCCACCACCATCAATAGTCCTTTGACAGCAGCAACGGCTTTTAAACCGGGCAATCTGGCCAGCTTTACCGGCACTTTGGATCAGGCACATACCTTCTGTGTGGCAAGTAAATTGACCTTGGCGCAAGGTTTGACCTTACCGGCCATCACTCTGGCTAACGGACAGGTGAATCACAGCTATCCAGCTGTGAGCGTGGCACCAACCGGGGGGATAAAACCTTATACCATTGCGGTTGCCAATCTGCCGGCCGGTTTGATATTTAGTGCCGGCAAAATCAGCGGTACCCCGACCAAAGCAGGTACCTATAGCGTAGGCTTCTCGGTTACCGACAGCAATGGTCAAAAAGTGTACTTTACTTCGAGCTTGCTGATTAAGCCATGA
- a CDS encoding IS3 family transposase (programmed frameshift) produces MSKKPRRSYDAAFKLQVVNMITTQGLSISQVCQDMRLGESMVRRWLQQFKAEQSGLPGIGKPLTPEQQRIRQLEAEVRQLKSDNDLLKKAFRLLCPGAEVTYQVIKPLQAEKAHSLKQCCRVLEVSRSGYYTSVKREQDVKPVSEVAVQLTSVFEASGRCYGSRRIRAALVNKGIPIGRYKVRSLMRQHQLRTVWKRKFVHTTDSNHPLPVYDNVLNRQFRPEAPNRAWVADITYIRTLAGWLYLAVVLDLYSRKIVGWAMAPSMPAELVCSALKMALIQRQPQPGLIVHSDRGSQYASHEYTQLIEDYGLIGSMSRKGNCWDNSVMERFFLNLKMERVWRRQYANHPEAVKDITDYIVCFYNSQRLHSGLGNVPPNVYEQEMARA; encoded by the exons ATGAGTAAGAAACCACGTCGCAGCTACGATGCAGCGTTCAAACTCCAAGTTGTCAATATGATTACCACCCAGGGCCTAAGCATCAGCCAAGTGTGCCAAGATATGCGTCTTGGCGAGAGTATGGTTCGGCGCTGGTTGCAACAATTTAAGGCAGAGCAATCAGGTCTGCCAGGTATAGGTAAACCGTTAACCCCAGAACAGCAAAGGATTCGTCAATTGGAGGCCGAGGTTCGGCAACTGAAATCGGACAACGATCTACTAAAAAAGGCCT TCCGCCTTCTTTGCCCGGGAGCTGAGGTAACTTATCAAGTTATCAAGCCGTTACAAGCAGAGAAGGCGCATTCTCTAAAACAATGTTGCCGTGTTTTGGAAGTGAGTCGTTCGGGTTACTACACTTCGGTCAAACGAGAACAGGACGTTAAACCAGTGAGCGAGGTGGCGGTGCAGCTCACAAGCGTATTTGAGGCCAGTGGGCGTTGCTATGGCAGTCGCCGGATACGGGCAGCCTTGGTAAATAAGGGGATACCGATTGGCCGGTATAAGGTTCGAAGCCTGATGCGTCAGCATCAACTCAGAACAGTCTGGAAGCGTAAATTTGTGCATACCACAGACAGTAACCACCCATTGCCGGTATACGACAACGTATTGAATCGTCAATTCAGGCCTGAGGCACCCAACCGGGCCTGGGTAGCGGATATAACATACATTCGTACCCTGGCAGGTTGGCTCTATTTGGCCGTGGTGTTGGACTTATATTCACGCAAAATAGTGGGCTGGGCGATGGCTCCCAGCATGCCGGCAGAGCTGGTCTGCAGCGCCTTAAAAATGGCCTTGATTCAACGGCAGCCACAGCCGGGCTTAATTGTGCATTCGGATCGAGGCAGCCAATATGCCAGTCACGAATACACGCAACTGATTGAGGATTATGGCTTGATTGGTAGTATGAGCCGCAAAGGTAATTGCTGGGATAACAGTGTGATGGAACGCTTCTTTCTGAATTTGAAAATGGAGCGTGTCTGGCGTCGACAATACGCTAATCATCCAGAAGCGGTCAAAGATATTACGGATTACATCGTTTGCTTTTACAACAGCCAGCGATTGCATTCCGGACTGGGCAACGTGCCTCCCAATGTCTACGAACAGGAAATGGCACGCGCATGA